A part of Microcoleus sp. bin38.metabat.b11b12b14.051 genomic DNA contains:
- a CDS encoding Uma2 family endonuclease, whose amino-acid sequence MTTLTLNLNPIIKLTDEQFFQLCQENENIRLERTAKGELIIMSPAGGETGNSNAGLTAQIWNWNEQNKLGKVFDSSTGFKLPNSANRAPDASWVKLERWNALTPEQKKKFPPICPDFVVELMSPSDSLKETQDKMKEYRGNGARLGWLINRKSRQVEIYRQGAEVEVLDSPATLSGEDVLPGFVLNLESIW is encoded by the coding sequence ATGACTACCCTCACCCTCAACCTCAACCCCATCATTAAGCTGACAGACGAACAGTTTTTTCAGCTTTGTCAGGAAAATGAAAATATTAGACTGGAACGAACAGCGAAAGGAGAACTAATTATCATGTCACCAGCAGGAGGAGAGACTGGAAACAGTAATGCAGGATTAACTGCACAGATTTGGAATTGGAACGAGCAAAATAAACTGGGTAAAGTGTTTGATTCCTCAACAGGATTCAAACTTCCTAATAGTGCAAATAGAGCCCCTGATGCTTCATGGGTAAAATTAGAACGCTGGAATGCTCTGACTCCCGAACAAAAAAAGAAATTCCCCCCCATTTGTCCTGATTTTGTAGTCGAGTTAATGTCTCCGAGCGATAGCTTGAAAGAAACTCAGGATAAAATGAAAGAGTACCGAGGTAATGGTGCGCGTTTGGGTTGGTTAATTAACCGCAAGTCTCGACAAGTTGAAATTTATCGTCAGGGCGCAGAAGTTGAAGTGCTGGACTCGCCTGCTACTTTATCAGGTGAAGATGTTCTTCCCGGATTTGTGCTAAATCTTGAGTCGATTTGGTAA
- a CDS encoding BrnA antitoxin family protein: MTISHKRLEELKNIPESAIDTSEIPELDASFWEKAKLVQPIAKQAISLRVDSDVLDWFKSQGKGYQSLMNAVLRSYVEHHIKNSQ, from the coding sequence ATGACTATCTCGCACAAACGACTTGAAGAACTAAAAAATATCCCAGAATCCGCCATTGATACGTCTGAGATTCCTGAGTTAGATGCAAGTTTCTGGGAAAAAGCCAAACTCGTGCAACCGATCGCTAAACAAGCTATTTCTTTAAGAGTCGATAGCGATGTCCTAGATTGGTTCAAAAGTCAAGGAAAAGGTTATCAATCTCTGATGAATGCTGTACTGCGCTCTTATGTTGAACATCACATCAAGAACAGTCAATAA
- a CDS encoding DUF262 domain-containing HNH endonuclease family protein: MATAPRIESHNLSIADLFKEFYAVPDFQREYVWADENVEKLLVDIIDELYDNDEPLEDSEYFLGSLVVYPDQGTFQLIDGQQRLTTIYLLFCAIRDFVIESGNKSKAIEGLIAGVDQDTKTGLDIDRYRLTLQYGDGAKVLEIIADSKSNISSIDKIASESATKLVDAYETIREFLLSRFGSSVEKRLQFSGIFTSRVKLIRIGTLNLKSALKVFETINHRGVGLNSMDLLKNYLFINTSKQGSKDLKSHWKELKKRWDKMINIIHDCKEDPMRFLRYYIMSHYQVNLQNNFPEEAIYDWFTKEGSRYKIDKYPLKFVDTLIKASEDFSNFTRCKNVDGSDNQSLKNIKKLQGRYSQHFILLLAARELPKDLFIELCCHIENLLFTYTITRSTRKDINMIRDFSQWSQDLLEVKKREHFETFIELYFTEKLVSLSNEFNSAFRELTESKIATYRIRYVLAKITQFVDNQAYSNVSQLDRYLDKSITIEHILPKSVNPELRSKFDKPNEYGSYVEKLGNLVLLEKTINSSLSDSTYDAKKSGYKQSQLLLPRSLVEKPGVGNNTQLNRTVNDLNLDQFEVWDSKAIDKRQEMLVHLARRVWGFETQHK; the protein is encoded by the coding sequence ATGGCAACTGCACCCAGAATTGAATCTCACAATTTAAGCATAGCCGATCTCTTTAAAGAGTTTTATGCAGTACCGGACTTTCAGCGGGAGTATGTATGGGCTGATGAAAATGTTGAAAAATTGCTTGTAGATATTATTGATGAATTATATGATAATGACGAACCACTAGAAGATAGCGAATATTTTTTAGGCTCTCTTGTTGTCTATCCAGATCAAGGAACTTTTCAATTAATTGATGGTCAGCAAAGGCTAACAACAATATATTTGCTTTTTTGTGCCATTCGAGATTTTGTGATTGAATCAGGAAACAAATCAAAAGCGATAGAAGGTTTAATAGCAGGAGTTGATCAAGATACTAAGACTGGTCTAGACATAGATAGATATCGACTAACTCTTCAATATGGAGATGGTGCAAAAGTTTTAGAAATTATTGCTGACAGTAAAAGTAATATTTCAAGTATTGATAAAATAGCCTCTGAATCAGCTACTAAGCTGGTCGATGCTTATGAAACAATTAGGGAATTCTTGTTGTCCCGCTTTGGATCTAGTGTCGAAAAAAGACTACAGTTTTCTGGTATTTTTACCAGTCGAGTTAAATTAATTAGAATTGGAACGTTAAACTTAAAAAGTGCTCTTAAAGTTTTCGAGACAATCAACCATCGCGGAGTAGGATTAAACTCTATGGATTTACTTAAAAACTACTTATTTATCAATACATCTAAACAAGGAAGTAAAGATTTAAAATCTCATTGGAAAGAGTTAAAAAAACGATGGGATAAAATGATTAATATTATTCATGATTGCAAGGAAGATCCTATGCGATTCTTGCGTTATTATATTATGTCTCACTATCAAGTTAATTTGCAGAATAACTTTCCAGAAGAAGCTATATATGATTGGTTTACTAAAGAAGGTAGCAGATATAAAATAGATAAATATCCTTTGAAGTTCGTGGATACTTTGATCAAAGCAAGTGAAGACTTCAGCAACTTTACTAGATGTAAAAATGTTGATGGTTCTGACAATCAATCCTTGAAGAATATTAAAAAGCTACAAGGAAGATATAGCCAACACTTCATCTTACTTCTTGCAGCAAGAGAACTGCCAAAGGATTTATTCATAGAATTATGCTGTCACATTGAAAATCTTTTATTTACTTACACTATTACTCGTTCGACTCGTAAGGACATCAATATGATTCGTGATTTTTCCCAGTGGAGTCAAGACCTACTGGAAGTAAAAAAACGAGAACATTTTGAAACTTTTATTGAATTGTATTTCACAGAAAAATTGGTATCTTTATCTAATGAGTTTAATTCTGCTTTTCGTGAATTAACAGAATCTAAAATAGCTACATATCGTATTCGCTATGTACTAGCTAAAATAACTCAATTTGTGGACAACCAAGCTTACAGTAATGTTAGCCAGTTAGATAGATACTTAGATAAATCGATAACTATTGAACACATACTACCCAAATCAGTCAACCCTGAGTTGAGAAGTAAATTTGACAAACCGAATGAGTATGGTTCTTATGTTGAAAAGCTTGGTAACTTGGTTCTTTTAGAGAAGACAATCAACAGTTCTCTTTCTGACTCGACCTATGATGCTAAAAAAAGCGGTTATAAGCAGTCACAGCTTTTGCTCCCTCGTTCCCTTGTTGAAAAGCCTGGTGTAGGGAATAACACGCAATTAAACCGTACTGTAAATGACCTTAATCTTGATCAGTTTGAAGTTTGGGATTCCAAAGCCATAGACAAGCGTCAAGAAATGCTCGTTCACTTAGCTAGGCGAGTATGGGGTTTTGAAACACAACACAAGTAG